Part of the Desulforegula conservatrix Mb1Pa genome is shown below.
CCTTATTTTTTTATTTTCTTGTAATGTTTTTATTGAAGATATTTATTTTATTTAGTCGATAAAAGGACATCACATGCTGGAAAACTTCTACAATTCCAAATACTTTGAATCCATTCAGATTCCCGAATTCATGAAGAAAATTGGGGTATTTATTTATCAACCGTATAAGTGGCTTTTTTATATACCGTTTCTTTTTATTTCAACCATTGTTCTTGGTGTGCCAGGATGCTTCATCGGCTGGTTTATAAGTCCAAAACTTGCCAGCCGAATATCAGCTGTAACATGGGCAAAAGTGAACGCTTGGGCCACTCCCATGTTTGTCAGAATCACTGGCAGAGAAAATATCGATCGGAAACAGTCCTATGTCATTGTGTGTAATCATCAGAGTCATTATGATATTTTTATTCTTTACGGATGGCTTGGGATTGATTTCAAATGGGTTATGAAAAAGGAACTCAGAAAAGTTCCTGTTCTTGGAGATGTATGCGATGCCATGGGGCATATATATATCGATAGAACTAACAGCGCCAATGCAATAGAAGAGATTAACAGAGCCAAAGAAAGGATTGTTAACGGAACTTCGGTTCTTTTTTTTCCCGAAGGGACGAGAAGTCTTACAGGTGAAATGGGCCAGTTTAAAAAAGGTGCTTTCAAGATGGCCATTGATCTTGGTCTCCCCGTGCTTCCAATAACCATAAAAGGAACAAGGGATATCCTTCCTGCAAAAACCATGAATCTTCTTCCAGGCTTGGCCCAGATGATAATACATGAGCCGATTGAAATCTGTTCATATTCTGAAGCCAATATTGATATCCTCATGGATAAGGCCAGAAACATCATTGAAGGCGCTATGGAATAAAGTCTGTTTGCATCTTCAATTCAGGCCCTTTCATTAAATAATGATGGACTCGCAAAAAATACGATTCCCGTCATTCCGACGCAGGCCGGAATGCAGAAGCGGCTGAAATTACAAAGATACCTGATCAGGTCCAGCATGACGCTAAAGCCATTTTTAACTTTTTGCGAGTCTATTAAAATTATGCCACTTATTACTTTCCTGGCGGCTTGCTCTTTTAGATCATCCCTGCTATGTGGTGAAAAGTTCATGGTTTTTTGTTCAAATCATTCATGGGAAACCTCAGATGAAATTTAATAGTGTTGAAGAAGTTCAGGTGCGACTCGGAGATGTCAACTATATTCCGTCAAGGGAAATAGCCACGGTGGTTTTTCTTGCTGATTCGACCCAGAAGCCTGTCCTGATAGAAGGGCCTGCTGGAGTTGGGAAAACAGAACTCGCCAAGGCAATAGCAAAGAGCCAGGGGCGTGAGTTGATAAGAATGCAGTGCTATGAAGGTCTTGACGAAGCCAAGGCTCTTTATGAATGGGAATACGCAAAACAGCTCCTTTACACACAGATGGTCAAGGAAAAAATCAATACGGTTATTCAGGATTCAACTTCCCTTGCAGAGGCAGTTGACAAGATAGCCGAGCAGGAGGACGCTTTTTTCTCTGACAGGTTCATTCAGCCAAGGCCTCTTTTAAAAGCCATTATGTCTGAAAAGCCTGTTGTCTTATTAATCGACGAGGTTGATAAATCAGATCCTGAGTTCGAAGCATTCCTTCTTGAGCTTTTGAGTGATTTTCAGGTAACAATTCCAGAAATTGGTACAAGAAAAGCTAAGTCCATTCCTTTCGTGATACTTACATCAAACAATTACAGGGATATGAGTGACGCTCTCAAAAGGCGCTGTATTCATCTGTATATTAACTATCCGTCACACCAGCGTGAAAAGGAAATTGTCAAGCTCAAGCTGCCAGGAATAGATGATATTCTTCTTGAAAGCCTGATTCAGACCATAGGAAAAATCAGAAACCTTGACCTGAAAAAGAGACCTTGTATTTCAGAAACCCTTGACTGGGCAAAGTCTCTGCTTGTTTTGAACATTGACAGGATAACTCCGGAAGTCCTTTCTGATACCCTGAATATGATAGTCAAGTATAAGTCCGACACAGAGCTTGTTAAAAAGAATCTGACCAAAATTGTGGGCTGATTGCTTTTCAGTGTTGTTTTATAAGGAGGCCAATCCTTTGGCTGGCCTCCGACTCAATCAAAAATTTAATAACTCAGCATCCGCTGATGAACTTCAGCTGTATGCCGGCGCGCCAGAGGCTGATCTATGCTTGACCCAATTCTGAATTTTGTTACTTCGTGCAGGGCTTCCGATTTAAAAATTTCCACTTCCGAAGTGCTTGACTGCATGAGGCATCTTACCCTAATAGACCCCCTTGATGAGCCCCAGTTCAAAACAACGCTCATGACGAACTTCGTCAAGACGAGGCGAGACATGGCCAGATTTGACGAGCTTTACAATCTTTTTTTTCATGAAATAAGACCTGAAGAAAAAAAAGGAACAGGTGAGCTTGTACGCAGAGATATAAAGGACGCCGTTGAAAGAATGAAAAAAGAGGCCGGCGAATCTGATCTCATGAACGCTCTCATGGAGTTTCTTGGGGGGAATCCAGCGCCTCTTCTTGAACAGATGCATGAATTATATACAAGGGAAGAGGAAAAGCCCAAGGCATTCAAAATCAAGAATAATATGGGGCAGCTTGCAAGCCGCTTAGAGATCATGCTAACGCTCAGCAAGATGAAAAGCAAGGTCATGACCATCACCGGAGAAATGTACACCGACGCAGAATCAGTGACAAAGGCCGAAGTAGATGCTTATTTCAACAGGATGCTTGACCGGGCAAACGATATGCTCACAGGAGATCCAAAGCCCCTGAATGATTCACTTATCCAGACAAACAGCGTTGAAAAACGTCTTAACGAGCTTGGAGAAGTTTCTTTCTCGTCCCTGACCCCTGAAGACATTGATCATATGAGATCAATTATTGATCAGCTTGTCAGAAAGCTTAAGGACGTGGCAAGCAGAAGATATTCAGCAAAAAACAGGGGAGTCCTCGATGTCAAGAAGACGCTCAGGAATTCCGCAAAATTTCAGGGCGTTCCGATAGAAATAAAATACAAGAACAAAGCGCTTCGCAAGGGCAGAATCATAACCCTGTGTGATATTTCAAGCTCTGTTTGGGCTGCTTCAAGGTTTATGCTCAATATCCTCTATGCACTTCAGGATTGCTTCAGCAAGGTCAGGAGTTTTATATTTATATCTAAACTTGCCGAGGTTACCGAATTTTTTGAAAAATTTGAAATTAATGAAGCTATCCAGAAAACTCTTACCGAAGCTGATATAGAATATAACGTCCCAACAGACTATGGCGAGACTTTCAGAGATTTCAAAAAAGATTATCTGCATGATCTGAATACTAAGACCACCGTTATTATAATCGGGGATGGGCGCAGCAATTATATGAACCCCCAGGCCGAAATCCTCGGGGAAATGCGTGACAAATGCAGACGAATAATCTGGCTCAATCCTGAGCCGATGCATGTATGGCACACAGGAGACAGCGAAATGTTCACATACAAGTCCTACTGCCATGAGGTCAGGCCATGCCAGAATCTGAATCAGCTCATGGATTTCGTACACGAGCTCGTGCTATAGAATCATTTTTTGTAACTATTCAGTTAGCTTTTTAAAGGGATAGCTTTATTCTTGGAAAACCCTTTTTGTTAAAAGTGTTTTCCAAACCTTTCTCAAAAACTTTTTTATGATATTTTTAAGAAAGTTATGCACAACTGATTCAGGCAACAAATCCAAAACCTGAGGGTTTTTGCCAAGCTTTTTTTCAAAAAAGCGTCCTTTTAAAAGGTTGGATTTCATATTTGGTGAATAGATACAATTTTTTAAATATTTTTCTGATCAGGAATATTCCATGCAACAGTCCGTTAATGAAAAAATCAGAATTTTATCTGAAAAATATATATGTCCTGTAGCTGAAAATCTTGGCTTTGATGATGATTTTCCTTGGGGAATATGGAAAGCCCTTGGAGAATCAGGTGTTCTTGGCCTTGGTGTTTCCAAGGATTTCGGAGGTTTTGCGTCCTCATCAAGGGAAATCAGCTCCGCATTGTACGAGCTTGTTCTATCAGGAGGGAATCTTGGTCTGGGGCTCTCTGCAATGATCCATATATTGGTCTCAGGATATATTATTTCCAGATATGCTGATGATTCGATCAAGAAAAAAATTTTACCATTATTGGCATCAGGAACCTCTACTTGCTCTTTCGCCGTTTCAGAACCTGGAAGGGGAGGGCACCCCAAATTCATTGAAACAAGGGCTGAAAAAAAAATTTCGGATACAGGCGATGTTTTTTATTACATAACAGGTGAGAAAACTTACCTGACAAACGGGCCTGTGGCCGATTATTTTGTTGTTATTGCTGTTACTGATGAGCCGTCAGTTAAAGTTGACGGCAGGAAAAATTTTTCAGCATTTCTTGTTGCTTCGGACAAGGACGGAGTTGAAAAGACTCCGCAACTGAAAGTGCCCTTTTTCAAGCCTTCGCCTCACGGAGGAATCAGGTTAACTTGCTATAAATCAGGCATATATGACATCTTCGGCATTCCTGGAAAGGCATACGATGATATTGTCCTTCCATTCAGGGATATTGAGAACTGTCTGATGTCCGGGCCTGTTTCAGGGGCCATGAAGAGAGTCGTGCTGGAATCATTAAAAATTGCCGCATCAGTTGCCAGGCTCTCAAAAGATGCCATGATTATTCTTGGCCGAATGGATGCTGTTGCTGATCTTGCCAGAGATATGGCTTTTAAAATGGCGGATGCTTTTGATCTGGATATGCCAAAAATAGATCAGCAAAAATATTATTTCCAGTTCAGGGAAATCTGCCTTGTTTTCAATAACCTTATTAATTCTTGGTCCGAATACATTGAGTCTGAATCCGTTTTGATGGATAATCACATGATTTTTGTAATTCTTAAAAATGATCTTCTGAAATCCGCAGGTCTTGGAGATTTCATACTTAAAGCGAATCTGGCAAAGGCCGGAGCAGGAATGATTGGTTCCGTATCATAGCCTCTAACATATAATTCATCATATGGTTAATATCATGAATAAAGTATTTGCAGACCTATCCAAAAACAGGCTTTACATAATACTTGGGACAGTAAGCTCTGAAGATG
Proteins encoded:
- a CDS encoding lysophospholipid acyltransferase family protein translates to MLENFYNSKYFESIQIPEFMKKIGVFIYQPYKWLFYIPFLFISTIVLGVPGCFIGWFISPKLASRISAVTWAKVNAWATPMFVRITGRENIDRKQSYVIVCNHQSHYDIFILYGWLGIDFKWVMKKELRKVPVLGDVCDAMGHIYIDRTNSANAIEEINRAKERIVNGTSVLFFPEGTRSLTGEMGQFKKGAFKMAIDLGLPVLPITIKGTRDILPAKTMNLLPGLAQMIIHEPIEICSYSEANIDILMDKARNIIEGAME
- a CDS encoding acyl-CoA dehydrogenase family protein, which produces MQQSVNEKIRILSEKYICPVAENLGFDDDFPWGIWKALGESGVLGLGVSKDFGGFASSSREISSALYELVLSGGNLGLGLSAMIHILVSGYIISRYADDSIKKKILPLLASGTSTCSFAVSEPGRGGHPKFIETRAEKKISDTGDVFYYITGEKTYLTNGPVADYFVVIAVTDEPSVKVDGRKNFSAFLVASDKDGVEKTPQLKVPFFKPSPHGGIRLTCYKSGIYDIFGIPGKAYDDIVLPFRDIENCLMSGPVSGAMKRVVLESLKIAASVARLSKDAMIILGRMDAVADLARDMAFKMADAFDLDMPKIDQQKYYFQFREICLVFNNLINSWSEYIESESVLMDNHMIFVILKNDLLKSAGLGDFILKANLAKAGAGMIGSVS
- a CDS encoding AAA family ATPase; its protein translation is MKFNSVEEVQVRLGDVNYIPSREIATVVFLADSTQKPVLIEGPAGVGKTELAKAIAKSQGRELIRMQCYEGLDEAKALYEWEYAKQLLYTQMVKEKINTVIQDSTSLAEAVDKIAEQEDAFFSDRFIQPRPLLKAIMSEKPVVLLIDEVDKSDPEFEAFLLELLSDFQVTIPEIGTRKAKSIPFVILTSNNYRDMSDALKRRCIHLYINYPSHQREKEIVKLKLPGIDDILLESLIQTIGKIRNLDLKKRPCISETLDWAKSLLVLNIDRITPEVLSDTLNMIVKYKSDTELVKKNLTKIVG
- a CDS encoding vWA domain-containing protein yields the protein MLDPILNFVTSCRASDLKISTSEVLDCMRHLTLIDPLDEPQFKTTLMTNFVKTRRDMARFDELYNLFFHEIRPEEKKGTGELVRRDIKDAVERMKKEAGESDLMNALMEFLGGNPAPLLEQMHELYTREEEKPKAFKIKNNMGQLASRLEIMLTLSKMKSKVMTITGEMYTDAESVTKAEVDAYFNRMLDRANDMLTGDPKPLNDSLIQTNSVEKRLNELGEVSFSSLTPEDIDHMRSIIDQLVRKLKDVASRRYSAKNRGVLDVKKTLRNSAKFQGVPIEIKYKNKALRKGRIITLCDISSSVWAASRFMLNILYALQDCFSKVRSFIFISKLAEVTEFFEKFEINEAIQKTLTEADIEYNVPTDYGETFRDFKKDYLHDLNTKTTVIIIGDGRSNYMNPQAEILGEMRDKCRRIIWLNPEPMHVWHTGDSEMFTYKSYCHEVRPCQNLNQLMDFVHELVL